A portion of the Shewanella sp. SNU WT4 genome contains these proteins:
- a CDS encoding diguanylate cyclase, protein MKIVQQLRLLIIFSLGLTALVLVAIVKQVQTEQESNVRLEQILSLSSAIDTLAFDLWTLKNFSDNKLITANLLEINHIEQALAKIPKDDLVIRNDITILERDITQVRKLLTLSQQNVSLGEQSQLILLSSLTIAIQSLRESLYHYKLHVINQHKHLQLQLMYLNGGVLLAFALLISIGAVLLLKRFEAGIQALTTGVQQVACGELTTPVTSDYQDELGFLTNHFNEMRKNLQQTTMLKAELEIEVSRQTHALQQQAKQLQYVAEHDDLCGLLSKNTFERLFTIALERCQRDGKKGVLIFIDLNGFKGINDTYGHQCGDMALQQLSSRLQIKLRKSDLIGRFGGDEFVLWLDNQAKVEALPAQLNKLVTLIEEPMELNGIKLTLGASLGVSRYPEDGTHNTELLRKADSAMYHAKNNIEAGQLSAIVFASHTLNDNVTNNVFPYPVVKRQTKRQN, encoded by the coding sequence ATGAAAATTGTCCAACAACTACGGCTATTAATCATATTTAGTCTTGGCCTCACCGCCTTAGTATTAGTCGCTATCGTTAAACAAGTGCAAACCGAACAAGAGTCGAATGTTCGGCTCGAACAAATTTTAAGTTTAAGCAGTGCCATCGACACCTTAGCTTTTGATTTATGGACCTTAAAAAACTTCAGCGATAATAAATTAATTACCGCGAATCTGCTGGAAATTAACCATATTGAGCAAGCGCTAGCAAAAATCCCTAAAGATGACCTTGTCATACGCAACGACATCACTATTCTTGAGCGCGATATTACCCAGGTTCGAAAATTGCTCACCCTAAGTCAGCAAAATGTTAGCCTCGGCGAGCAGAGCCAGTTAATTTTGCTCTCATCATTGACCATTGCCATTCAATCGCTGCGCGAAAGCTTGTATCACTATAAGTTGCACGTCATCAATCAACACAAACACTTGCAATTACAACTCATGTATTTAAATGGCGGGGTTTTGCTGGCGTTTGCCTTACTCATTAGCATTGGCGCAGTCTTGCTATTAAAACGCTTTGAAGCTGGGATACAGGCGCTCACCACGGGAGTACAACAAGTTGCCTGTGGCGAATTAACCACACCTGTCACTAGTGACTACCAGGACGAACTTGGTTTTCTTACCAACCATTTCAATGAAATGCGCAAAAATTTACAGCAAACCACTATGTTAAAGGCTGAATTGGAAATTGAAGTAAGTCGCCAAACTCACGCCTTGCAACAACAAGCGAAGCAATTGCAATATGTGGCTGAACATGATGATTTATGCGGCTTATTATCAAAAAACACCTTTGAACGCTTATTTACTATTGCTCTTGAGCGCTGCCAACGCGATGGCAAAAAAGGGGTGCTGATCTTTATCGATCTCAATGGTTTTAAAGGCATTAACGATACCTACGGCCACCAATGTGGTGATATGGCCCTGCAACAATTGAGTTCACGCTTACAAATAAAGCTGCGTAAATCGGATCTTATCGGCCGCTTTGGCGGTGATGAATTTGTGCTGTGGCTTGATAACCAAGCCAAGGTCGAAGCCTTGCCAGCTCAGCTCAACAAGCTTGTGACGTTAATCGAGGAACCAATGGAGCTGAATGGCATTAAGCTCACACTCGGGGCCAGCTTAGGTGTGAGTCGCTATCCAGAAGATGGCACTCACAATACTGAATTGTTACGAAAAGCTGATAGCGCTATGTACCATGCCAAAAACAATATTGAGGCCGGACAATTGAGCGCTATCGTGTTTGCGAGTCATACCCTTAACGATAATGTAACCAATAACGTCTTTCCGTATCCGGTCGTTAAAAGGCAGACTAAACGGCAAAATTAG
- the trpA gene encoding tryptophan synthase subunit alpha yields MSRYPALFSRLEHEQRGALVPFVTLGDPGKELSLEIIECLISNGADALELGLPFSDPLADGPVIQGANLRARAANVKMSDCFEMISIIRARHPSLPIGLLIYANLAYANGLDSFYQQAHSAGVDSILIADVPMQEAEPFVAAAKRHQLDPIFIAPPNSTDADIEALASMASGYTYLLSRAGVTGADVAANMPITAIVDKLKHFNAPPPLLGFGISQAEQVQAAIKAGAAGVISGSAVVSIIAKHQHQPEILLQEMAAFIQSLKAAT; encoded by the coding sequence ATGAGCCGCTACCCAGCCCTGTTTAGCCGCCTTGAACACGAGCAACGTGGCGCCTTAGTGCCTTTTGTGACCTTGGGCGATCCAGGTAAAGAGTTATCCCTTGAAATTATTGAATGTTTAATTAGCAATGGCGCCGACGCTCTGGAATTAGGATTACCCTTTTCAGATCCACTCGCCGATGGCCCGGTGATCCAAGGCGCTAACCTGCGCGCGCGCGCGGCAAACGTTAAAATGAGTGATTGCTTTGAGATGATAAGCATTATTCGCGCGCGCCACCCAAGCTTGCCCATTGGCCTGTTAATTTATGCCAACCTAGCTTATGCCAATGGCTTAGATAGTTTTTATCAACAAGCCCATAGTGCTGGGGTGGATTCAATCTTAATTGCCGATGTGCCTATGCAAGAAGCCGAGCCTTTTGTCGCGGCTGCCAAGCGTCATCAACTTGACCCTATCTTTATTGCGCCGCCCAATAGCACAGATGCCGATATTGAAGCGTTAGCCTCAATGGCTAGCGGCTATACCTATTTATTATCAAGAGCTGGAGTGACTGGCGCCGATGTTGCTGCCAATATGCCCATCACAGCCATAGTCGATAAGCTCAAGCACTTTAATGCGCCGCCACCATTATTAGGGTTTGGCATTAGCCAAGCTGAGCAAGTGCAAGCCGCCATTAAGGCGGGCGCTGCTGGCGTCATTTCAGGCTCAGCTGTGGTGAGCATAATTGCTAAGCATCAACATCAGCCAGAGATATTATTGCAAGAGATGGCGGCATTTATTCAATCGCTAAAGGCGGCGACCTAA
- the trpB gene encoding tryptophan synthase subunit beta yields the protein MKQFTLNPYFGEFGGSFVPQILMPALHQLEQAYLSAIDDPAFNAELMDLLHNYAGRPTALTLTRNLSPNPLCKIYLKREDLLHGGAHKTNQVLAQALLAKRMGKKEIIAETGAGQHGVATALACALLGLNCRIYMGAKDVERQSPNVFRMRLMGATVIPVTSGSATLKDACNEAMRDWSGSYEKAHYLLGTAAGPHPFPTIVREFQRVIGAETKRQILEKEGRLPDAVIACVGGGSNAIGMFADFIDEPQVQLIGIEPAGKGIDTHMHGAPLRHGKTGIFFGMKAPLMQDEEGQIEESYSISAGLDFPSVGPQHAHLAAIGRAQYESATDDEAIAAFQQLARCEGIIPALESAHALAYAIKLAANATTETLLVVNLSGRGDKDIFTVSDLLNPSAPGETL from the coding sequence ATGAAGCAATTTACCCTAAACCCTTATTTTGGTGAGTTCGGTGGCAGTTTTGTGCCGCAAATTTTAATGCCTGCTCTGCATCAATTAGAGCAAGCCTATTTAAGCGCCATTGACGATCCGGCCTTTAATGCCGAATTGATGGATTTACTGCACAACTATGCCGGCAGACCAACAGCCTTAACCCTAACCCGTAACTTAAGCCCTAACCCATTATGTAAAATTTACTTAAAGCGCGAAGACTTATTGCACGGCGGCGCCCATAAAACTAACCAAGTATTAGCGCAAGCATTGCTGGCTAAACGCATGGGTAAAAAAGAAATCATTGCCGAAACCGGCGCGGGTCAACATGGGGTAGCCACAGCGTTAGCCTGCGCACTGCTTGGGCTTAATTGCCGCATTTATATGGGTGCAAAAGATGTGGAACGCCAATCGCCCAATGTGTTCAGAATGCGTTTGATGGGAGCCACAGTTATTCCTGTGACCTCAGGTTCTGCCACCTTAAAAGATGCCTGCAATGAAGCTATGCGCGACTGGTCTGGCAGCTATGAAAAGGCGCATTACCTCTTAGGTACGGCTGCTGGCCCGCATCCATTTCCAACCATAGTGCGGGAATTTCAGCGCGTGATTGGCGCCGAAACTAAACGCCAAATTTTAGAAAAAGAAGGCCGTTTGCCTGATGCCGTGATTGCCTGTGTTGGCGGCGGCTCCAATGCCATCGGCATGTTTGCCGATTTTATTGACGAACCGCAAGTGCAACTAATCGGTATTGAACCTGCCGGTAAAGGCATAGACACCCATATGCACGGCGCGCCGCTGCGCCACGGTAAAACCGGCATATTTTTCGGTATGAAAGCGCCCTTGATGCAAGATGAGGAAGGCCAGATTGAAGAGTCGTACTCGATTTCAGCCGGCTTAGACTTCCCATCGGTCGGACCACAGCACGCCCACCTTGCCGCCATTGGCCGCGCGCAATATGAATCGGCCACCGATGATGAAGCCATCGCTGCGTTCCAGCAATTAGCGCGTTGTGAAGGTATTATTCCAGCGCTGGAGTCTGCCCATGCCTTAGCCTATGCCATTAAACTAGCCGCTAATGCCACCACTGAGACCTTATTGGTCGTGAACTTATCAGGCCGCGGCGATAAAGACATATTTACTGTGTCAGACCTATTAAACCCATCTGCACCAGGAGAGACATTATGA
- a CDS encoding YciI family protein, giving the protein MWYMISAEDHPNTLDKRLAARAEHLARLQLLCDEGRLLIAGPHPAIDSENPGDAGFTGSLVVAEFASVIEAQAWADADPYFAAGVYSKVIVKPYKKVLP; this is encoded by the coding sequence ATGTGGTATATGATTTCAGCCGAAGATCACCCGAACACTTTAGATAAGCGTTTAGCCGCGCGCGCTGAGCATCTTGCTCGCCTGCAATTGCTGTGCGATGAAGGTCGATTATTAATTGCCGGACCACATCCTGCCATTGATAGTGAAAATCCAGGCGATGCTGGCTTTACTGGTTCATTAGTCGTTGCTGAGTTTGCAAGTGTAATTGAAGCTCAAGCCTGGGCCGATGCCGACCCGTACTTTGCGGCAGGCGTCTATAGCAAGGTCATCGTCAAACCTTACAAAAAGGTATTGCCTTAA
- the trpCF gene encoding bifunctional indole-3-glycerol-phosphate synthase TrpC/phosphoribosylanthranilate isomerase TrpF, protein MSNILEKIVATKHQHIAQLQLAYPEATLAPKRSTRSLYQALRTKPASFILECKKASPSKGLIRADFDIKAIASVYGRYAAALSVLTDEQWFQGNMAYIPEVKALVSQPILCKDFFISPYQVTLAAHQGADAILLMLSILDDEHYQALASLAAQFNLDVLTEVSNSQELTRAIALKANIIGINNRDLRDLTTDLATTEQLAPQIPADTVVISESGIYCHQDVRRLAPLVQGFLVGSSLMAQANLDQACRALIFGENKICGLTRSQDLAAAASAGCLYAGLIFAPSSPRALTLDAAIALAEFNQQLAQPLKLVGVFVNADIEQMVTYAKTLKLTAIQLHGDESELVITHLKEQLAAQQLDCELWQALGVATDIEHFSPSPQVARLVYDSRVAQQFGGTGTPFDWQRLLPAKSRAMLAGGLDADNALNAAEAGFLGLDFNSGLESRPGIKDPNKIQAAFSQLRQY, encoded by the coding sequence ATGAGTAATATTTTAGAAAAGATAGTCGCCACTAAGCATCAGCATATTGCTCAGCTGCAACTAGCGTACCCAGAAGCCACGCTTGCGCCTAAGCGCTCAACTCGCAGCCTTTATCAAGCATTAAGAACCAAGCCTGCGAGCTTTATTCTGGAATGCAAAAAAGCGAGCCCATCAAAGGGCTTAATTCGTGCCGACTTTGATATCAAAGCCATAGCCTCTGTTTATGGTCGCTATGCCGCGGCCTTATCCGTCCTCACCGACGAGCAATGGTTTCAAGGCAATATGGCGTATATTCCTGAGGTCAAAGCCTTAGTTAGCCAGCCCATTTTGTGCAAAGATTTTTTTATCTCGCCATACCAAGTAACACTTGCCGCCCATCAAGGCGCCGATGCCATTTTATTAATGCTATCGATTCTTGATGATGAGCATTATCAAGCATTAGCGAGCCTTGCCGCACAATTTAACTTAGATGTATTAACTGAAGTCAGTAATAGCCAAGAGTTAACGAGAGCCATTGCCTTAAAAGCTAACATCATAGGCATTAATAATCGTGACCTGCGCGATTTAACCACTGACTTAGCGACGACTGAGCAATTGGCACCGCAAATCCCAGCGGACACTGTCGTCATTAGTGAGTCAGGCATTTATTGTCATCAAGACGTGCGCCGCTTAGCACCTTTAGTGCAAGGCTTTTTAGTTGGTAGCTCGTTAATGGCGCAAGCCAATCTTGATCAAGCCTGCCGCGCCTTGATTTTTGGTGAGAATAAGATTTGCGGTCTTACCCGTAGCCAAGACTTAGCGGCAGCGGCTAGCGCTGGCTGTCTATACGCAGGCCTGATATTCGCGCCAAGTTCACCGCGCGCGTTAACCTTAGATGCAGCAATAGCCTTAGCGGAGTTTAACCAGCAATTAGCTCAGCCGCTTAAATTAGTCGGCGTGTTTGTTAATGCGGACATTGAGCAAATGGTGACTTATGCCAAGACACTTAAACTCACGGCCATTCAACTGCATGGCGATGAATCTGAGCTTGTCATCACCCATCTTAAAGAGCAGCTAGCAGCGCAGCAACTTGACTGTGAGTTGTGGCAAGCCTTAGGAGTTGCTACCGATATAGAGCACTTTTCACCAAGCCCACAAGTAGCGCGCTTAGTGTATGACAGCCGAGTAGCGCAGCAATTTGGTGGCACAGGCACGCCTTTTGATTGGCAGCGATTATTACCTGCCAAAAGCCGCGCCATGTTGGCTGGCGGCCTTGATGCTGATAACGCACTTAACGCGGCAGAAGCGGGATTCCTTGGCTTAGATTTCAATTCAGGGTTAGAGAGCCGCCCCGGCATTAAAGATCCCAACAAAATTCAGGCAGCCTTTAGTCAGCTGCGACAGTATTAA
- the xthA gene encoding exodeoxyribonuclease III: MKIVSFNINGLRARLHQLQALIDSHSPDIIGLQETKVHDEAFPVADVEAMGYHVHYHGGKAHYGVAMLSKMAPLEVQKGFVTDEEEAQRRLIIGKFQQENGRVLTVINGYFPQGESIHHESKYPAKRRFYQDLMAHLNEQCSNADDIAVIGDINISPLDLDIGIGDVNAKRWLKTGKCSFQPEERQWLATLMDWGFVDTFRQVHPSTNERFSWFDYRSKGFDDNRGLRIDVILATPSLAQRLVAADIDYPLRGIDKPSDHAPIWSEFSA, translated from the coding sequence ATGAAAATCGTGTCTTTCAATATCAATGGCCTAAGAGCGCGCCTGCATCAACTGCAAGCCTTAATTGATAGCCATAGTCCTGATATCATCGGCCTTCAAGAAACCAAGGTGCATGATGAAGCTTTTCCAGTGGCTGATGTGGAAGCCATGGGTTATCACGTCCATTATCACGGCGGTAAGGCCCATTATGGCGTAGCTATGCTATCAAAAATGGCGCCACTTGAAGTGCAAAAAGGCTTTGTAACCGATGAAGAAGAGGCTCAACGCCGCTTAATCATAGGCAAATTCCAGCAAGAAAACGGCCGCGTATTGACTGTGATTAATGGCTATTTCCCCCAAGGTGAAAGCATTCACCATGAAAGCAAATACCCAGCTAAGCGCCGCTTTTACCAAGATTTAATGGCGCATCTAAATGAGCAGTGCTCAAATGCTGATGACATTGCTGTGATAGGTGACATCAATATTTCGCCGCTAGATTTAGATATAGGTATTGGTGATGTCAATGCTAAGCGCTGGCTAAAAACCGGTAAATGCAGCTTCCAACCTGAAGAAAGGCAATGGCTGGCGACGCTAATGGACTGGGGCTTTGTCGATACCTTTAGACAAGTACACCCAAGTACCAATGAGCGTTTCTCTTGGTTTGATTATCGCAGTAAAGGCTTTGATGATAATCGCGGTTTACGAATCGATGTGATTTTAGCGACCCCAAGCCTAGCGCAGCGCTTAGTCGCGGCAGATATTGACTATCCACTAAGAGGCATAGATAAGCCCTCAGATCACGCGCCGATTTGGAGCGAGTTTAGTGCATAA
- a CDS encoding ABC transporter substrate-binding protein, with amino-acid sequence MPVTSSKFIWITIGFYWLISSIAQADPIKIAVSLSPLSTPVIIAKQQGFFTQYGVDVELLTTIGGNACLERLLNNEVDLATTSDSAIMFMSFSRQDFRVLANISSSDNDIKLYTQDNSGIHAPKDLINKNVGIVKHSASEYLIDQLLLLHGLESSQIKRRYYSADKLANALLTGEVDAVSIWEPYGYRLQANNPSVRLAFDTQVLSLLSFSLVTQEKLANSLQWPAILQAINAANLFILSNEAESQRVVQAFLGVDAKELTSLWPDYRFRLSSSEFLLAQLKNSAHWALTTGIVSSTIMPDFDQIIHSQALDTQRLITDEL; translated from the coding sequence ATGCCTGTTACCAGTTCAAAATTTATTTGGATAACTATTGGATTTTATTGGTTAATATCAAGTATTGCCCAGGCTGACCCCATCAAGATTGCCGTCTCGTTATCGCCGCTATCAACACCTGTCATCATAGCTAAACAGCAAGGTTTCTTTACCCAGTACGGAGTAGATGTAGAGCTGCTGACCACCATAGGTGGCAATGCTTGCCTTGAACGCTTGCTCAATAATGAAGTGGATTTAGCCACCACTTCTGACAGCGCCATCATGTTTATGAGTTTTAGTCGCCAAGATTTTAGAGTCTTAGCCAATATCTCAAGCTCAGATAACGATATAAAACTTTACACCCAAGATAACAGTGGCATTCATGCGCCCAAAGATCTCATCAATAAAAACGTTGGGATTGTCAAACATTCCGCCAGTGAATACTTGATAGATCAATTACTGCTATTGCACGGGCTTGAGTCATCGCAGATTAAACGTCGCTATTACTCAGCCGATAAGCTTGCCAATGCCCTACTCACGGGAGAAGTAGATGCGGTCTCAATTTGGGAGCCTTATGGCTATCGCTTACAAGCCAATAACCCCAGCGTGCGCTTAGCCTTCGATACCCAAGTATTAAGCTTATTAAGCTTCAGTCTTGTCACCCAAGAAAAGCTTGCCAACAGTCTACAGTGGCCTGCGATATTACAAGCCATCAATGCGGCTAATTTATTTATTTTAAGTAATGAGGCCGAAAGTCAGCGAGTGGTGCAAGCCTTCCTTGGGGTCGATGCCAAGGAATTAACCAGCCTGTGGCCCGATTATCGATTTAGATTATCAAGCAGTGAGTTTTTACTCGCGCAATTAAAAAATAGCGCCCATTGGGCCCTGACCACCGGCATAGTCAGTAGCACAATAATGCCTGATTTTGACCAGATTATACATTCCCAAGCCTTAGATACTCAGCGCTTAATCACAGATGAACTCTAA
- a CDS encoding septation protein A — protein MKQLLDFFPLVVFFIVYKFVDIYAATGALIGATALQLVLSYLIFKTVEKMHLITFAIVTIFGTMTLVFHDDAFIKWKVTIVYALFAIALIVGQFINKPILKSMLGKEMQVADSVWAKVTWYWVAFFTACGLVNIYVAFWLSQEFWVNFKVFGLTALTLINTVVTVIYLYKHLSEEQRKELK, from the coding sequence ATGAAGCAACTTCTTGATTTCTTTCCACTTGTTGTATTTTTTATCGTTTATAAATTCGTTGATATTTATGCTGCTACAGGCGCCTTAATTGGAGCCACCGCCTTACAACTGGTTTTAAGCTATTTGATATTCAAAACCGTTGAGAAAATGCACCTAATCACTTTTGCCATAGTAACCATATTTGGCACCATGACTTTGGTATTTCATGATGATGCCTTCATTAAATGGAAAGTCACCATAGTGTATGCATTATTTGCCATCGCCTTAATCGTGGGGCAGTTTATCAATAAGCCCATCCTTAAAAGCATGCTCGGCAAAGAGATGCAAGTGGCCGATAGCGTATGGGCAAAAGTCACTTGGTACTGGGTCGCCTTTTTTACTGCCTGTGGCCTAGTTAACATTTATGTCGCTTTTTGGTTATCGCAAGAATTTTGGGTCAATTTTAAAGTGTTTGGCTTAACCGCCCTCACCCTGATAAATACCGTAGTGACAGTGATTTACCTCTACAAACATTTAAGTGAAGAACAACGTAAGGAGCTCAAATAA
- a CDS encoding rhodanese-related sulfurtransferase yields MSVVVCALYKFVALPHFTQIQRPLLATLERLHIKGTLLLASEGINGTVAGTQAAIDALLIWLESQSGLENISYKCSYHDDMPFYRTKVKLKKEIVTLGVEGIDPLKVVGTYVKPQDWNQLIDDPEVIVIDTRNDYEVQIGTFANAVNPKTQTFREFPEFVKNNLDPAKHKKVAMFCTGGIRCEKSTAYLKEQGFDEVYHLEGGVLKYLEEIPQQQTRWQGECFVFDNRVAVTHDLIKGQYDQCNACRMPITEADKQSPHFVQGISCPHCITNTSEQQRTRFEERERQIHLAKQRGEAHIGSEVKQIIHARRSAKLEQKANNQADN; encoded by the coding sequence ATGTCAGTTGTCGTTTGCGCTTTATATAAATTTGTTGCCCTGCCTCATTTTACTCAAATACAGCGGCCATTACTGGCAACCTTAGAGCGACTTCACATCAAGGGCACCTTGCTACTGGCAAGCGAAGGGATTAATGGCACGGTCGCAGGTACCCAAGCGGCTATCGATGCCTTGCTTATCTGGCTAGAGTCGCAATCTGGGCTTGAGAACATCAGCTATAAATGCTCGTATCATGACGACATGCCTTTTTATCGTACTAAGGTCAAACTTAAAAAAGAAATAGTCACCTTAGGGGTTGAAGGCATAGACCCATTAAAAGTGGTAGGCACTTATGTGAAACCACAAGACTGGAATCAATTGATTGATGACCCTGAAGTCATAGTCATAGACACACGTAACGATTACGAAGTGCAGATTGGTACATTTGCCAACGCCGTTAACCCTAAAACCCAAACCTTCCGCGAATTTCCTGAGTTTGTTAAAAACAACCTAGATCCCGCCAAGCATAAAAAAGTGGCTATGTTTTGCACCGGTGGAATTCGCTGTGAAAAATCAACCGCCTATTTAAAAGAGCAAGGCTTTGATGAGGTCTATCACCTTGAAGGTGGCGTCTTAAAATACTTAGAAGAAATTCCGCAGCAACAAACGCGCTGGCAAGGTGAATGCTTTGTATTTGATAACCGTGTGGCAGTGACTCATGACTTAATCAAAGGCCAGTACGATCAATGTAACGCCTGCCGCATGCCAATTACTGAAGCTGATAAACAGTCGCCACACTTTGTACAAGGGATAAGCTGCCCACATTGCATCACCAACACCAGTGAGCAACAACGCACCCGTTTTGAAGAACGCGAACGTCAAATTCACTTAGCCAAACAACGTGGCGAAGCCCATATCGGCAGTGAGGTAAAACAAATTATCCACGCTCGACGCAGCGCCAAACTCGAACAAAAAGCCAATAACCAAGCCGATAATTAA
- the trpD gene encoding anthranilate phosphoribosyltransferase, whose amino-acid sequence MAINVQPLLDTLFVQQSLSRVQSQALFGAIVAGELNDSQIAAALIALKLKGESLDEISGAADALLLAATPFPRQAETMTVSQPSCQPGLLDIVGTGGDGFNTINISTTAALVAATAGAKVAKHGNRSVSSQSGSSDLLASLGLNLTMPPAIAAQCLVDVGVCFIFAPQYHAGVRHAVPVRQALKTRTIFNILGPLINPARPDFMLLGVYCPSLLQPIAQCLQTLGVKRAMVVHGSGLDEVAIHGPTDVIEVTPNSLISYQLTPEILGINTAPLSALTGGSPMENANITRTILQGHGQRAHQDAVAVNAGCALYVAGIAPSPKDGTAMALAILQTSRAWERLEQLIETSNAAINEVQA is encoded by the coding sequence ATGGCCATTAATGTTCAGCCGTTACTGGATACTTTATTTGTGCAGCAATCATTAAGCCGCGTGCAGAGTCAGGCATTATTTGGCGCCATTGTTGCGGGTGAATTAAATGACAGCCAAATCGCGGCGGCGCTGATCGCCTTAAAACTTAAAGGCGAGAGCTTAGATGAGATCAGTGGCGCGGCGGATGCCTTATTATTAGCCGCGACACCATTTCCACGCCAAGCTGAGACAATGACTGTCAGCCAGCCATCTTGCCAGCCTGGTTTACTGGATATTGTGGGAACCGGTGGTGATGGCTTTAATACCATTAATATTTCTACCACAGCAGCCTTAGTCGCCGCGACCGCGGGCGCCAAAGTTGCCAAACATGGCAATCGCAGTGTCTCGAGTCAATCGGGCTCGTCTGATCTATTGGCAAGCTTAGGGCTTAATCTTACTATGCCGCCTGCGATAGCGGCGCAGTGCTTAGTCGATGTGGGGGTATGTTTTATTTTCGCGCCTCAGTATCACGCCGGGGTACGCCACGCAGTGCCAGTGCGCCAGGCCTTAAAAACTCGGACTATTTTCAATATCTTAGGGCCATTAATTAATCCAGCGCGCCCAGATTTTATGCTGCTTGGCGTGTATTGCCCAAGTTTGCTGCAACCTATTGCCCAATGCTTACAAACCTTAGGGGTTAAGCGCGCTATGGTAGTGCATGGTTCTGGCTTAGATGAAGTTGCCATTCATGGCCCTACCGATGTCATTGAAGTGACGCCAAATAGCTTAATCAGTTATCAGTTAACCCCTGAAATATTAGGCATAAACACGGCGCCACTCAGCGCATTAACGGGCGGCAGCCCAATGGAAAACGCCAACATTACCCGCACTATATTGCAAGGTCACGGCCAACGCGCCCATCAAGATGCCGTGGCAGTCAATGCTGGCTGCGCCTTATATGTCGCGGGTATTGCCCCAAGTCCCAAAGATGGCACGGCCATGGCGCTCGCTATTTTACAGACATCAAGAGCGTGGGAGCGCTTGGAGCAACTCATTGAAACATCAAACGCCGCCATTAACGAGGTGCAGGCATGA
- a CDS encoding MBL fold metallo-hydrolase, with product MKYVTIPVTPFQQNCSLMWCETTKEAAVVDPGGNIDRIMQRIEKEQLTLTMILLTHGHIDHVGGAKALSDMTGVKIIGPHQADAFWLDNLAQQSQNFGFAAAEPFAPHRYLEDGDEIELGHQQLQVVHCPGHTPGHVVFYHQGESLAWVGDVLFRGSVGRTDFPGSNHSDLIHSITKKLWPLGKDVTFVPGHGPISTFGEERKHNPFVADQLLD from the coding sequence ATGAAATACGTCACTATCCCAGTTACTCCTTTTCAACAAAATTGTAGTTTGATGTGGTGTGAAACCACTAAAGAAGCGGCAGTGGTTGATCCCGGCGGTAATATTGACCGCATAATGCAGCGCATTGAAAAAGAGCAGCTGACCTTAACTATGATTTTGTTAACTCATGGTCATATCGACCATGTGGGCGGCGCCAAAGCGTTAAGCGATATGACAGGCGTTAAGATTATAGGCCCACATCAGGCCGATGCTTTTTGGCTGGATAATTTGGCCCAGCAAAGCCAAAACTTTGGTTTTGCGGCGGCAGAGCCGTTTGCGCCCCATCGCTATTTAGAAGATGGCGATGAGATTGAGCTTGGTCATCAGCAATTGCAAGTAGTGCATTGCCCGGGCCATACCCCAGGCCATGTGGTGTTTTATCATCAAGGTGAGAGCTTAGCTTGGGTAGGGGATGTGTTATTTAGAGGCTCAGTGGGTCGCACTGATTTCCCTGGCTCTAATCATAGCGACCTCATTCACTCTATTACCAAAAAATTATGGCCTTTGGGCAAAGATGTTACTTTTGTACCGGGTCATGGCCCCATTTCTACCTTTGGTGAAGAACGTAAGCACAATCCATTTGTGGCCGACCAGCTACTGGACTAA